Proteins encoded in a region of the Nitrospinota bacterium genome:
- the rpsS gene encoding 30S ribosomal protein S19: MARSLKKGPFIDPGFEKKIAEMNAKKERKVFKTWSRRSTISPDFVGHTVQVHNGKQFIPVYFTENMVGHKLGEFAPTRAYKGHSGAKKTAVTK, translated from the coding sequence GTGGCGCGCTCACTGAAAAAAGGCCCCTTTATCGATCCGGGGTTTGAAAAGAAAATCGCCGAAATGAACGCGAAAAAAGAACGGAAGGTGTTCAAAACGTGGTCCCGCCGCAGCACCATCTCGCCCGATTTCGTCGGGCACACCGTGCAGGTGCATAACGGCAAACAGTTCATTCCGGTGTATTTCACCGAAAACATGGTTGGCCACAAGCTGGGCGAATTTGCCCCGACCCGCGCCTACAAAGGGCACTCCGGCGCGAAGAAGACCGCCGTCACCAAGTAA
- the rplB gene encoding 50S ribosomal protein L2: protein MGIKTVKPTSPGRRFYTVNTFDEITKGNDPQKSLTTGKKRTSGRNNNGHVTVRFRGGGHKRKYREIDFKRNKDGIMATVTAIEYDPNRSANIALLTYADGEKRYILSPKDLKAGQLISSGETADIVAGCALPIRKIPVGTMIHNLEMRPGKGGQIARSAGTYAQLVAKEGAMAQVRLSSGEVRLVSVDCRATVGVVGNDKHNVISLGKAGRKRWMGRMPHNRGVTMNPVDHPHGGGEGRTSGGRHPVSPWGVPAKGYKTRRNKSTGKMIVKRRK from the coding sequence ATGGGCATCAAGACAGTAAAGCCGACCTCGCCCGGCCGGCGTTTTTACACGGTAAACACGTTCGACGAGATTACCAAGGGCAACGATCCGCAAAAAAGCCTCACCACGGGGAAAAAGCGCACCAGCGGCCGTAACAACAACGGCCACGTCACCGTCCGCTTCCGCGGCGGCGGTCACAAGCGCAAATACCGCGAGATCGACTTCAAGCGGAACAAGGACGGCATCATGGCCACCGTTACCGCGATAGAATACGATCCGAACCGGAGCGCCAACATCGCGCTGCTCACTTACGCCGACGGCGAAAAACGCTATATCCTCTCCCCGAAAGACCTGAAGGCGGGGCAGCTGATTTCATCCGGCGAAACGGCGGACATCGTCGCCGGTTGCGCGTTGCCTATACGGAAAATACCGGTCGGCACCATGATCCACAACCTCGAAATGCGCCCCGGCAAAGGCGGGCAGATCGCCCGCTCCGCCGGCACGTACGCCCAGCTCGTGGCGAAGGAAGGGGCGATGGCCCAGGTGCGGCTCTCCTCCGGCGAAGTCCGGCTGGTGAGCGTCGATTGCCGCGCCACCGTTGGCGTGGTGGGGAACGATAAACACAATGTCATTTCACTCGGCAAGGCGGGCCGCAAGCGCTGGATGGGCCGCATGCCGCACAACCGCGGCGTCACCATGAACCCGGTTGACCATCCGCACGGCGGCGGCGAAGGCCGCACGTCCGGCGGCCGTCACCCGGTGTCTCCGTGGGGCGTGCCGGCCAAGGGTTACAAGACCCGCCGCAACAAGAGTACCGGCAAGATGATCGTCAAGAGGAGGAAGTAA
- the rplW gene encoding 50S ribosomal protein L23, which yields MSTASHFDVLRAPLLTERATDLKEKFNQVCFRVDPRANKKAVKAAVENIFNVKVTDVRIINTRPKPKRFGRSLGVRMGYKKAIVSLKQGDKIEIFERVS from the coding sequence ATGAGCACGGCAAGCCATTTCGACGTTCTCCGCGCGCCGCTCCTCACGGAACGGGCGACGGATTTGAAGGAAAAGTTCAATCAGGTATGTTTCAGGGTTGATCCCCGCGCCAACAAGAAAGCGGTCAAGGCCGCTGTTGAAAACATCTTCAACGTGAAGGTGACCGACGTCCGGATAATCAACACCCGCCCGAAACCGAAGAGGTTCGGCCGCAGCCTTGGCGTGCGCATGGGCTACAAGAAGGCGATCGTGTCGCTGAAACAGGGCGATAAGATAGAAATCTTCGAAAGGGTAAGCTGA
- the rplD gene encoding 50S ribosomal protein L4 codes for MPKIDVLDKTKNVVGSISLSDAIFAAEVKEPVVHQVVMAQQNARRRGTQATKQWAEVSGGGKKPWKQKGTGRARTGSIRAPHWRGGAVVLGPQPRSYEQSVNKKMRRVALTSTLTSIFNEGRLVVVDSLAMDAIKTKSALQLLTGLGKAFPMLVVTGAGCENFARGVRNVPNVKTLPVEGVNAYDLLNCNTVVVTRDAVEGIEKRLTK; via the coding sequence ATGCCCAAGATAGACGTGCTCGATAAGACCAAAAACGTGGTCGGCAGCATCAGCTTGTCCGACGCGATTTTTGCCGCCGAAGTAAAAGAGCCGGTCGTACACCAGGTGGTGATGGCCCAGCAGAACGCGCGGCGGCGCGGCACCCAGGCCACCAAGCAGTGGGCCGAAGTGTCCGGCGGCGGCAAGAAGCCGTGGAAACAAAAAGGCACGGGCCGGGCCCGCACCGGCTCCATCCGCGCGCCCCACTGGCGCGGCGGCGCGGTGGTGCTGGGACCCCAGCCCCGCAGCTACGAACAGAGCGTAAACAAGAAAATGCGCCGCGTGGCGCTGACGTCCACCCTCACCAGCATCTTCAACGAAGGCCGGCTGGTGGTGGTTGACAGCTTGGCGATGGACGCCATCAAGACCAAGTCGGCCCTTCAGCTTTTGACCGGCCTGGGCAAGGCTTTCCCGATGCTGGTGGTCACCGGCGCCGGATGCGAAAATTTCGCCCGCGGCGTCCGCAATGTGCCGAATGTGAAAACCCTGCCGGTGGAAGGCGTTAATGCGTACGACCTGCTCAACTGCAACACGGTGGTGGTCACCCGCGACGCGGTTGAAGGTATCGAGAAGAGGTTGACAAAATGA
- the rplC gene encoding 50S ribosomal protein L3, with the protein MLGLIGRKVGMTTVFDGAGNRVPVTVLQMGECRTVQVKTVAVDGYNAVQLGFEEITKKDIKKTPKTAMGHFKKADLKPMRVLREFRLDDVASYNPGKKVTVEVFEDGEIVDITGTSKGRGFAGVFKRHGMHGQSMTRGTHEVRRHGGSIGNHTWPARVMKGRRMAGHMGAETVTALGQKIFRVLKEDNLLLVKGAVPGPNGALVEIKKSRRNRKK; encoded by the coding sequence ATGTTGGGATTAATTGGAAGAAAAGTGGGAATGACCACGGTGTTTGACGGCGCCGGGAACCGGGTGCCCGTCACCGTGTTGCAGATGGGCGAATGCCGGACTGTGCAAGTGAAGACCGTGGCGGTGGACGGCTACAACGCCGTCCAGCTCGGGTTTGAAGAAATCACGAAGAAGGACATCAAAAAGACCCCGAAGACGGCAATGGGCCACTTCAAGAAGGCCGACCTGAAGCCGATGCGGGTGCTGCGCGAATTCCGCCTGGATGACGTGGCAAGCTACAATCCCGGCAAGAAAGTCACCGTGGAAGTGTTCGAGGATGGCGAGATCGTCGACATTACCGGAACCTCCAAGGGGCGCGGCTTCGCCGGCGTGTTCAAGCGCCACGGGATGCACGGCCAGTCGATGACCCGCGGCACGCACGAAGTGCGCCGGCACGGCGGCTCGATCGGTAACCACACATGGCCGGCGCGCGTCATGAAAGGGCGCCGCATGGCCGGTCACATGGGCGCCGAAACCGTTACCGCCCTCGGCCAGAAGATATTCAGGGTGTTAAAAGAAGACAATCTCCTCCTTGTCAAGGGGGCGGTGCCGGGACCGAACGGCGCGTTGGTTGAGATAAAGAAAAGCCGCAGGAACAGGAAGAAATAG